A genomic segment from Rubrobacter tropicus encodes:
- a CDS encoding GatB/YqeY domain-containing protein: MSIAESIQQDTKTAMKQRDKARLGALRMLGAALKNGQIEAGRPLEEAEEQTILRRQLKQREESAEAFRKAGREEQAASEAAEAEVVRAYLPQPLSQEELEAIVDEAIQETGAKGMRDMGKVMGKATQLSGGRAEGRELSALVKQRLQ; encoded by the coding sequence TTGAGCATCGCGGAGAGCATCCAACAGGACACCAAGACCGCCATGAAGCAGCGGGACAAGGCCCGCCTGGGCGCCCTTCGAATGCTGGGCGCCGCGCTCAAGAACGGCCAGATCGAAGCCGGCCGTCCCCTGGAAGAGGCGGAAGAACAGACGATCCTCAGACGCCAGCTAAAACAAAGGGAAGAGTCGGCCGAGGCCTTCCGCAAGGCCGGACGCGAAGAGCAGGCGGCCTCCGAAGCGGCCGAAGCCGAAGTGGTCCGCGCCTACCTTCCCCAGCCCCTCTCCCAAGAAGAGCTAGAGGCCATAGTGGACGAGGCGATCCAGGAGACGGGTGCTAAGGGAATGCGCGACATGGGCAAGGTAATGGGAAAGGCGACGCAGCTATCAGGGGGCCGGGCAGAGGGCCGGGAGCTCTCAGCGCTGGTAAAGCAGAGGTTGCAATGA
- the dnaJ gene encoding molecular chaperone DnaJ produces the protein MPTKRDYYEVLGVSREASETEVKKAYRRLARSHHPDANPEDPGAEERFKELTEAYEVLSNAEARRAYDTYGHQVPRGGNGYPGGGDPFGGVQDIFEAFFGDSFGGGSFFGGQSARTPSRGADAEVEVEVSLREAAYGADREVNVQIVKNCEVCDGVGGTESHTCGTCGGAGAVRTVRQSILGQMVSTQACSACGGRGRIIDVTCENCRGGGRVSDLQTRRLRIPQGIETGMRLRVSGGGHAGEPGGAPGDLYVRVNVKEDPELVRDGEDLIHRLQVSFVHAALGTEVEVPTLDGPTTVRVEAGTQPGATLKLRGEGMPRIRGRGRGDLKVLVDVMVPTRLTAEQRDLLERFEETSGEETYNGGGGSFFDRLRGVFR, from the coding sequence TTGCCGACGAAGCGCGACTACTACGAGGTGCTGGGCGTGTCCCGGGAGGCGTCTGAGACGGAGGTCAAGAAGGCCTACCGCCGCCTCGCCCGCTCCCACCACCCCGACGCCAACCCGGAAGACCCGGGCGCCGAGGAACGCTTCAAGGAGTTGACCGAGGCCTACGAGGTCCTCTCAAACGCCGAAGCCCGCCGGGCCTACGACACCTACGGCCACCAGGTCCCCCGCGGCGGGAACGGCTACCCCGGCGGGGGAGACCCCTTCGGCGGCGTCCAGGACATCTTCGAGGCCTTTTTCGGCGACAGCTTCGGGGGCGGCTCCTTCTTCGGCGGACAGTCCGCCAGAACCCCGAGCCGTGGCGCTGACGCGGAGGTCGAGGTCGAGGTCTCGCTGCGGGAGGCCGCCTACGGAGCTGACCGTGAGGTCAACGTTCAGATCGTCAAGAACTGCGAGGTCTGCGACGGGGTTGGCGGGACGGAGTCCCACACGTGCGGAACGTGCGGCGGGGCGGGGGCCGTGAGGACGGTGCGCCAGAGCATCCTCGGGCAGATGGTCAGCACGCAGGCGTGTTCGGCGTGTGGGGGCCGGGGCAGGATCATCGACGTCACCTGCGAAAACTGCCGCGGCGGCGGTCGCGTCTCCGACCTGCAGACGCGCCGGCTGCGCATCCCCCAGGGAATCGAAACCGGGATGCGCCTGCGCGTCTCCGGCGGGGGCCACGCGGGTGAGCCCGGGGGCGCTCCGGGAGACCTGTACGTCAGGGTCAACGTCAAGGAAGATCCTGAGCTCGTGCGGGACGGGGAGGATCTGATCCACCGCCTCCAGGTCTCCTTCGTCCACGCCGCCCTGGGCACGGAGGTCGAGGTCCCGACCCTGGACGGCCCCACGACGGTGAGGGTCGAGGCCGGCACGCAGCCGGGGGCGACCCTGAAGCTCAGGGGCGAGGGGATGCCGCGGATAAGGGGCAGGGGGCGCGGGGACCTCAAGGTGCTCGTCGACGTCATGGTCCCCACGCGGCTCACCGCGGAGCAGCGGGATCTTCTGGAGAGGTTCGAGGAGACGAGCGGCGAGGAGACCTACAACGGTGGTGGCGGGTCCTTCTTCGACCGCCTCAGGGGCGTCTTCAGGTAG
- the rpsT gene encoding 30S ribosomal protein S20 — translation MPAPSKRDKQSVKRFEQKRGERTRLRNLSKNFYKAVESGDAETARRLRDESQKAFSRAATKGIIHPNKASRKIGRFDRALAGHGE, via the coding sequence GTGCCCGCACCATCCAAGCGCGACAAACAGAGCGTCAAGCGTTTCGAGCAGAAGCGCGGCGAGAGGACCCGTCTAAGGAACCTCTCCAAGAACTTCTACAAGGCCGTTGAGTCGGGCGACGCGGAGACCGCGCGGCGGTTGCGCGACGAGTCTCAAAAGGCCTTCTCCCGGGCGGCGACCAAGGGGATCATCCACCCCAACAAGGCGTCGCGCAAGATCGGGCGCTTCGACAGGGCGCTCGCCGGCCACGGCGAGTAA
- a CDS encoding HD family phosphohydrolase, with the protein MKLKKGIPNPALGSRVDDLHRPPTRFERLREWMERLPTLRLYAGLTLVTWLSLTALIGLGSSEPIERSVPEGIIESGNFERIEGLLQDPNPLTVLLGVAMVVAIELGIAWYFLERFGRRILKTNTAIRIALAASLTILFTALARFFTELNFNEYLTPLAGLSVIGTLLLGPRLMFLMVVVTSINIGVMGGNDFLLTISLLLSSGFAIYTVVRVDSRQRLLKAGLVIALVTGVVTFAVGLIGGANFADAAWQGVLGLGSGLLSLMLAMVLLPLLEDAFNILTPMKLLEFSNTSNTLIHKLLQKAPGTFTHSMEVGTLAENAAERIGANALLARVGAYYHDIGKMEHPAYFIENQIGQLNPHDALSPTLSAKVIRRHVKDGLEIGRAWGLPQEILDIISQHHGSTRIEYFYRKAIEIDGDKVNEADFRYSGGLPKSKEAGIVMLADSVQATVKSLAKPTPKRIEDIVTDTINRKLDDGQFDECDLTMREIHEVGEAVLEALIGFLGPRIEYPGANGDSRNGKAANGKPTPRKGVEKPDRAKGVRKETT; encoded by the coding sequence ATGAAGCTCAAAAAAGGCATACCGAACCCGGCTTTGGGTTCTCGTGTGGACGACCTGCATCGTCCTCCCACGCGCTTCGAACGTCTCCGCGAGTGGATGGAACGGCTCCCGACCCTGCGGCTCTACGCCGGGTTGACGCTCGTCACCTGGCTCTCCCTGACCGCCCTGATCGGGCTCGGCTCCAGCGAGCCTATCGAGCGGAGCGTCCCCGAAGGCATCATAGAGAGCGGCAACTTCGAGCGGATAGAGGGCCTGCTCCAGGACCCCAACCCGTTGACCGTGCTGCTTGGCGTGGCGATGGTGGTGGCGATAGAGCTCGGGATCGCCTGGTACTTCCTGGAGCGGTTCGGACGCCGCATCCTCAAGACCAACACCGCGATCCGGATAGCACTGGCCGCCTCACTCACCATTCTTTTCACGGCGCTTGCCCGGTTCTTCACGGAGTTGAACTTCAACGAGTACCTGACCCCCCTGGCAGGCCTCTCGGTCATAGGCACCCTGCTCCTTGGCCCGCGCCTGATGTTCCTGATGGTGGTCGTTACGTCCATCAACATAGGGGTGATGGGGGGCAACGACTTTCTCCTCACGATCTCGCTGCTCCTCTCGTCCGGCTTCGCCATCTATACGGTCGTGCGGGTCGACTCGCGCCAGCGTTTGCTCAAGGCCGGGCTCGTCATCGCGCTGGTCACGGGCGTCGTTACCTTCGCCGTCGGCCTGATCGGGGGCGCCAATTTCGCCGATGCGGCCTGGCAGGGCGTGCTCGGCCTCGGGAGCGGGCTGCTCTCGCTCATGCTCGCCATGGTGCTGCTGCCGCTGCTCGAAGACGCTTTCAACATATTGACCCCCATGAAGTTGCTCGAGTTCTCTAACACGAGCAACACCCTCATTCACAAGCTCCTGCAAAAAGCTCCCGGCACGTTCACCCACTCCATGGAGGTCGGTACGCTCGCCGAGAACGCGGCCGAGAGGATCGGCGCGAACGCACTTCTGGCCCGCGTGGGCGCCTACTACCACGACATCGGGAAGATGGAGCACCCGGCGTACTTTATCGAGAACCAGATCGGCCAGCTCAACCCCCACGACGCCCTATCGCCGACCTTGTCCGCGAAGGTGATCCGGCGCCACGTCAAGGACGGCCTGGAGATAGGCCGCGCCTGGGGCCTGCCGCAGGAGATCCTGGACATCATTTCCCAGCACCACGGCTCGACCCGCATCGAGTACTTCTACCGCAAGGCCATAGAGATCGACGGCGACAAGGTGAACGAGGCCGACTTCCGGTACTCGGGCGGCCTGCCCAAGAGCAAGGAGGCCGGCATCGTGATGCTCGCCGACTCCGTGCAGGCGACGGTGAAGTCCCTCGCGAAGCCGACCCCCAAACGCATCGAGGATATAGTCACCGACACCATCAACCGCAAGCTCGACGACGGCCAGTTCGACGAGTGCGACCTGACGATGCGCGAGATCCACGAGGTCGGAGAGGCGGTCCTCGAAGCCCTCATCGGCTTTCTCGGACCCCGCATCGAGTACCCCGGGGCAAACGGGGACTCCCGTAACGGCAAGGCCGCAAACGGCAAGCCCACCCCCCGCAAGGGAGTAGAGAAGCCCGACCGGGCAAAAGGCGTCCGGAAGGAGACCACCTGA
- a CDS encoding class I SAM-dependent methyltransferase, translated as MVPWGRSRAEYVKMFAITAPDTRGRILDCGAGPASFNAEATAEGHRVVSCDPLYRFSADQIRTSVEEASVTLLANVEENTNRFVWDRMGSLDRLREIRLGAMDRFLEDLPTGLEQGRYREDALPHLDFADGEFDLALCSHLLFLYSDTFSTGFHLAAIREMCRVSGETRVFPLLGAYGEPSPHLDPVIRHLRKLGYRVERRKVPYEFLRGANEMLAVTRL; from the coding sequence GTGGTCCCCTGGGGCCGATCCCGCGCAGAGTACGTAAAGATGTTCGCCATCACGGCCCCGGACACCCGGGGCCGTATCCTCGACTGCGGCGCGGGCCCCGCCTCGTTCAACGCCGAGGCCACCGCGGAGGGCCACCGGGTCGTCTCCTGTGACCCGCTCTACCGCTTCTCAGCCGACCAGATCCGCACCAGCGTAGAAGAGGCTTCCGTCACCCTTCTCGCCAACGTCGAGGAGAACACGAACCGGTTCGTCTGGGACCGGATGGGATCTCTGGACAGGTTGCGGGAGATTCGGCTGGGCGCGATGGACCGTTTTCTCGAGGATCTCCCCACGGGGCTCGAACAGGGTCGCTACCGGGAGGACGCGCTTCCCCACCTCGACTTTGCCGACGGCGAGTTCGACCTTGCCCTCTGCTCCCACCTGCTGTTCCTGTATTCGGACACCTTTTCGACGGGTTTTCACCTGGCGGCGATAAGGGAGATGTGCCGCGTGTCCGGTGAGACGAGGGTCTTTCCGCTTCTCGGGGCCTACGGGGAGCCGTCCCCACACCTCGACCCCGTGATCCGGCACCTGCGAAAGCTCGGCTACCGGGTCGAGAGACGAAAAGTTCCCTACGAGTTCTTGCGCGGCGCAAACGAGATGCTGGCGGTGACCCGCCTCTGA
- the hrcA gene encoding heat-inducible transcriptional repressor HrcA yields MRHPEISDRQREILLKTLELYISTGLPVGSHSLADEVEASSSTIRSELSYLESVGLLTHPHTSAGRVPTDAGYRYYVDALMAADPSAEPGEAVSFLTRRGFGNLDELLNGVSEDMSEVTRLLAVVAGPSALGDSLSRADYVALPGGTLLLVVSMGSGASSSTTVVLPRPVEEGELREMFSALNSWIGGRPVGGDFELAKAARKALSDHNPLVVEAVLQAVEGLGRVTERGVFVRGASTLLARLDEMDPASLAAVVEIFERRRWLLGLMGDALRRSVSSSGVVVSIGAENAVYNLVGTSLVAAAYGQHEKPYGVVSLIGPKRMDYDSAIATVRSAAETLTNRLSDGF; encoded by the coding sequence ATGAGGCATCCCGAAATCTCCGACCGGCAGAGGGAAATACTCCTCAAGACCCTGGAGCTCTACATCTCCACGGGCCTACCCGTGGGCAGCCATTCGCTGGCCGATGAGGTCGAAGCCTCCAGCTCCACGATAAGGTCCGAGCTCTCCTACCTCGAGTCCGTGGGACTTCTTACCCACCCTCACACCTCGGCCGGCCGCGTCCCGACCGACGCCGGCTACCGCTATTACGTCGACGCCCTGATGGCCGCCGACCCGTCGGCGGAGCCGGGCGAGGCCGTCTCGTTTCTCACGCGGCGGGGTTTCGGGAACCTGGACGAGTTGCTCAACGGCGTCTCGGAGGACATGAGCGAGGTTACGAGGCTGCTGGCCGTCGTTGCCGGTCCGAGCGCGCTCGGCGACTCGCTCTCGCGGGCGGACTACGTGGCGCTTCCCGGGGGGACGCTTCTACTCGTCGTCTCGATGGGCAGCGGCGCCTCCTCCAGCACGACCGTCGTGCTGCCGAGGCCGGTCGAGGAGGGCGAGCTGCGGGAGATGTTCTCGGCGTTGAACTCCTGGATCGGGGGCCGCCCCGTCGGCGGCGACTTCGAGCTCGCCAAGGCCGCCCGCAAGGCCCTCTCGGACCACAACCCCCTCGTCGTCGAGGCCGTGCTTCAGGCCGTCGAGGGGCTCGGACGGGTCACGGAGCGCGGCGTCTTCGTGCGCGGGGCTTCGACGCTTCTGGCCAGGCTGGACGAGATGGACCCCGCGAGCCTCGCGGCCGTCGTCGAGATCTTCGAGCGCCGGCGCTGGCTGCTCGGCCTGATGGGAGACGCCCTGCGCCGCTCGGTCTCGAGCAGCGGCGTCGTGGTCTCCATCGGGGCAGAGAACGCCGTTTACAACCTCGTGGGCACGAGCCTCGTCGCGGCCGCCTACGGTCAGCACGAGAAACCCTACGGGGTGGTGAGCCTGATCGGGCCCAAGCGAATGGACTACGACTCGGCCATCGCGACGGTCCGCTCCGCCGCTGAGACCCTCACCAACCGCCTGAGCGACGGTTTTTAG
- the lepA gene encoding translation elongation factor 4, with protein MAVKNIERTRNFCIIAHIDHGKSTLADRMLDLTEAVAERDRMDQILDTMELERERGITIKAQAVRLLHKREDGDWMLNLIDTPGHVDFTYEVSRAIAACEGALLVVDASQGIQAQTLANLYLAMEQDLEIIPVLNKIDLPVADVPAATEELVELLGVDEGEILKISAKTGEGVLEVLNTIVDKVPPPATSGEQTRALVFDSYYDPYRGVVSLARLFDGELSKGDTVQAMGSEEEFELLEVGCYSPKPTALPTLRPGEVGYIIAGLKDIEALRVGDTVTRTKDPAQEPLPGYAEVLPTVFCGLYPTVGDEFERLRDALSKLQLNDASLFYEPENSRMGFGFRSGFLGLLHMEIVQERLEREFGLDLIASSPSVKYEVETNGETIEVTNPSDLPEDFDEIREPMVRATIICPKEHVGAVMGLCHEKRGTSVGMEYLSPKRVQLTYDMPLGEVITDFFDALKSRTKGYASYDYDRLGYEAADLVKVEVLVSGDPVEALSIIVHRDKAYHRGRALVEKLKELIPRQNFEVPVQAAVGRRIIARETVRAYRKDVTAKCYGGDISRKKKLLEQQKKGKRRMKQVGSVEIPQEAFLAALRI; from the coding sequence TTGGCGGTGAAAAACATCGAACGCACCCGAAACTTCTGCATAATCGCGCACATCGACCACGGCAAGAGCACCCTCGCCGACAGGATGCTCGACCTAACCGAGGCCGTCGCCGAGCGGGATCGTATGGACCAGATCCTGGACACGATGGAGCTCGAACGCGAACGAGGCATAACCATCAAGGCCCAGGCCGTCCGCCTCCTCCACAAGCGCGAAGACGGCGACTGGATGCTCAACCTCATAGACACCCCTGGTCACGTGGACTTCACCTACGAGGTCTCCCGGGCCATAGCCGCCTGCGAGGGCGCCCTCTTGGTTGTGGACGCGAGCCAGGGCATACAGGCCCAGACGCTGGCGAACCTGTACCTGGCGATGGAGCAGGACCTGGAGATCATCCCGGTCCTCAACAAGATAGACCTGCCCGTCGCCGACGTGCCGGCCGCGACAGAAGAGCTGGTGGAGCTTCTCGGCGTCGACGAGGGCGAGATCCTGAAGATCTCGGCCAAGACAGGCGAGGGCGTCCTGGAAGTCCTCAACACGATCGTCGATAAGGTCCCTCCGCCGGCCACGAGCGGAGAGCAGACCCGGGCCCTCGTCTTCGACTCCTACTACGACCCCTACAGGGGCGTCGTCTCCCTCGCCCGCCTCTTCGACGGCGAGCTGAGCAAGGGCGACACGGTCCAGGCTATGGGCAGCGAGGAGGAGTTCGAACTGCTCGAGGTGGGTTGCTACTCGCCCAAGCCGACGGCCCTGCCGACGCTCAGGCCTGGCGAGGTGGGTTACATAATCGCCGGTTTGAAAGACATAGAGGCCCTCCGAGTCGGCGACACGGTAACGAGGACCAAGGACCCCGCTCAAGAGCCGCTGCCCGGTTACGCCGAGGTCCTGCCGACCGTCTTCTGCGGCCTCTACCCGACGGTGGGGGACGAGTTCGAGCGGCTGCGCGACGCGCTCTCCAAGCTCCAGCTAAACGACGCCTCGCTCTTCTACGAGCCCGAGAACTCCCGCATGGGTTTCGGGTTCAGGTCCGGGTTCCTCGGGCTTCTTCACATGGAGATCGTGCAGGAGAGGCTGGAGCGGGAGTTCGGGCTCGACCTCATAGCCTCCTCCCCGAGCGTGAAGTACGAGGTCGAGACGAACGGCGAGACGATCGAGGTTACGAACCCGAGCGACCTGCCCGAGGACTTCGACGAGATCCGGGAGCCCATGGTCCGCGCCACCATCATCTGCCCGAAGGAGCACGTCGGCGCCGTGATGGGCCTCTGCCACGAGAAGCGCGGTACGTCGGTCGGCATGGAGTACCTCTCCCCCAAAAGGGTCCAGCTCACCTACGACATGCCGCTCGGCGAGGTCATAACGGACTTCTTCGACGCCCTGAAGAGCCGCACGAAGGGCTACGCCTCCTACGACTACGACCGTCTGGGCTACGAGGCCGCGGACCTGGTCAAGGTCGAGGTGCTGGTCTCCGGTGACCCGGTCGAGGCGCTCTCGATCATCGTCCACCGCGACAAGGCCTACCACCGCGGGAGGGCGCTCGTAGAGAAGCTCAAGGAACTCATCCCGCGCCAGAACTTCGAGGTCCCGGTCCAGGCTGCGGTCGGGCGCAGGATCATCGCCCGCGAGACGGTCCGCGCCTACCGCAAGGACGTTACCGCCAAGTGCTACGGCGGTGACATCTCGCGCAAAAAGAAGCTCCTCGAGCAGCAGAAGAAGGGCAAACGCCGCATGAAGCAGGTCGGCAGCGTGGAGATTCCGCAAGAGGCATTCCTCGCCGCGCTGCGTATTTGA
- the ybeY gene encoding rRNA maturation RNase YbeY, whose translation MNLERAGEASVVLVEPETIRDLNHRFRGKDRETDVLSFEVDGPYGEMAGEVVICPDCADMDIEELVVHGALHLAGMDHGEDFDGSEMARTQRAVMDETRG comes from the coding sequence TTGAACCTCGAACGCGCGGGCGAGGCTTCCGTGGTCCTCGTAGAACCCGAGACGATCCGGGACCTCAACCACAGGTTCAGGGGCAAGGACAGGGAGACCGACGTGCTCTCTTTCGAGGTAGACGGCCCATACGGGGAGATGGCGGGGGAGGTCGTGATCTGCCCCGATTGCGCCGACATGGATATCGAGGAACTTGTGGTCCACGGTGCCCTGCACCTCGCCGGGATGGACCACGGCGAGGATTTCGACGGGAGCGAGATGGCCCGAACGCAACGGGCCGTGATGGACGAGACTCGTGGTTAA
- a CDS encoding PhoH family protein: MRRVEELVQCEVVVRGNEILLRGGEVAVERAEAVFDGLVGLAEEGHNPTPETAERLYKMADGGGGREVLGDVILTHRGRRVAPKTRNQKAYTDAIRNHQVVFGIGPAGTGKTYLAVALAVEALNRGEVSRIILTRPAVEAGESLGFLPGDMMAKVDPYFRPLYDALYEMVDPAQFQGHLERGIIEIAPLAFMRGRTLNDAFIILDEAQNTSPQQMKMFLTRLGFGSKMVVTGDRTQVDLPKGRVSGLDDARRALTGVEGVSFVGLQRDDIVRSDLVMRIVDAYEGAEQGDGA; this comes from the coding sequence TTGAGGCGGGTCGAGGAGCTCGTGCAGTGCGAGGTCGTCGTGCGGGGGAACGAGATCCTGCTGCGCGGAGGGGAAGTGGCCGTGGAGCGGGCCGAGGCCGTCTTCGACGGGCTCGTGGGGCTCGCGGAGGAGGGGCACAACCCCACGCCCGAGACCGCAGAGAGGCTCTACAAGATGGCCGATGGGGGGGGCGGGCGCGAGGTGCTCGGGGACGTGATCCTGACGCATCGGGGCCGCCGGGTTGCGCCGAAGACCCGTAATCAGAAGGCTTATACCGATGCGATCCGCAACCACCAGGTCGTATTCGGCATCGGTCCTGCGGGGACGGGCAAGACGTATCTGGCCGTCGCGCTCGCGGTCGAGGCTTTGAACAGGGGAGAGGTCTCCAGGATCATACTGACCAGGCCCGCGGTCGAGGCGGGCGAGTCGCTCGGGTTCTTGCCGGGGGACATGATGGCGAAGGTCGACCCGTACTTCCGCCCGCTCTACGACGCGCTCTACGAGATGGTCGACCCGGCCCAGTTCCAGGGCCATCTCGAGAGGGGTATAATCGAGATCGCGCCGCTGGCTTTCATGAGGGGCCGTACTCTGAATGATGCGTTCATAATCCTGGACGAGGCACAGAACACCTCACCCCAGCAGATGAAGATGTTCCTGACGCGGCTCGGGTTCGGCTCGAAGATGGTGGTTACCGGCGACCGGACTCAGGTGGACCTCCCGAAGGGCCGCGTTAGCGGTTTGGACGATGCGAGGAGGGCTTTGACCGGGGTCGAGGGCGTCTCTTTCGTGGGGTTGCAGAGGGACGACATAGTGCGCAGCGACCTCGTGATGCGTATAGTGGACGCTTACGAGGGGGCCGAACAGGGCGACGGGGCGTAG
- a CDS encoding RsmE family RNA methyltransferase: MTRVFLPLAPAVGTTLELPEGEARHVLKVLRGREGDLVEISADGRLFLAELAGGRRAEVVEELEVAGDEVEVYLYQAVPKGGRMDLVVEKATEVGATGIVPLLTERGVVSPREGKVNRWRRVAEAAARQSLGSGVPEVSEPVAFEAAVREAGESGVLLHNVPGIGDVEDAVEPGVRLFVGPEGGWAGSELEAAKRAGLAVARLGSRRLRSETAGIVAVSRARAALERRVRVRGGV; encoded by the coding sequence ATCACGCGCGTCTTTCTCCCCCTCGCCCCGGCGGTCGGCACCACGCTGGAACTTCCCGAAGGCGAAGCGCGGCACGTCCTCAAAGTGCTGCGGGGACGCGAAGGCGACCTCGTCGAAATCTCCGCCGATGGGCGCCTCTTTCTGGCGGAGCTCGCGGGAGGGCGGAGGGCGGAGGTCGTCGAGGAGTTGGAAGTCGCGGGCGACGAGGTCGAGGTGTACCTGTACCAGGCCGTCCCAAAGGGGGGGAGGATGGACCTCGTCGTGGAGAAGGCGACCGAGGTCGGGGCGACGGGCATCGTGCCGCTGCTCACCGAGCGCGGGGTCGTCAGCCCGCGCGAGGGTAAAGTGAATCGGTGGCGGCGGGTCGCTGAGGCCGCCGCCAGGCAGTCGCTCGGTTCGGGCGTGCCGGAGGTGTCTGAGCCCGTGGCCTTCGAGGCTGCCGTCCGGGAGGCGGGGGAGAGTGGCGTTTTGTTGCACAATGTGCCCGGGATAGGAGACGTCGAAGACGCGGTGGAGCCGGGCGTAAGGCTCTTCGTGGGTCCCGAGGGTGGATGGGCCGGGTCGGAGTTGGAGGCCGCGAAGCGGGCGGGGCTGGCCGTGGCGCGGCTCGGGTCGCGGCGGCTCAGGAGCGAGACGGCGGGAATCGTGGCCGTTTCGCGGGCGCGGGCGGCGTTGGAGAGACGAGTCAGGGTGAGAGGAGGGGTGTGA
- a CDS encoding GNAT family N-acetyltransferase: MIELKEMPPERFPAYRDRLVLEYARDKVRAGAWSPEEAPRRSAADVGGLLPDGTETEGHYLLLLWDDLAGQEVGVVWIAILDSGVGRSAWIYDIEVYEGFRRKGYATQALRAVEDRATKLGGDRVGLQVFGHNPGARALYEKVGYEITSVNMVKRLGR, translated from the coding sequence GTGATCGAGCTAAAGGAGATGCCCCCGGAGCGCTTCCCCGCTTACCGAGACCGGCTGGTACTCGAGTACGCGCGGGACAAAGTCAGGGCCGGGGCGTGGTCCCCCGAAGAGGCGCCGCGACGGTCGGCCGCCGACGTGGGCGGCCTGCTGCCCGACGGAACGGAGACCGAAGGTCACTACCTGTTGTTGCTGTGGGATGATCTTGCGGGGCAGGAGGTCGGGGTCGTCTGGATCGCCATCCTCGATTCTGGCGTCGGCAGGTCCGCCTGGATCTACGACATCGAAGTTTACGAGGGCTTCCGCCGCAAGGGCTACGCCACGCAAGCCCTGCGGGCGGTCGAGGACAGGGCGACCAAATTAGGCGGCGACAGGGTCGGGCTGCAAGTCTTCGGCCATAACCCCGGCGCCCGGGCGCTCTACGAGAAGGTCGGATACGAGATCACGAGCGTCAATATGGTGAAGAGGTTGGGCCGGTAG
- a CDS encoding histidine triad nucleotide-binding protein → MILVDPDCIFCKIAGGEIDAEMVHEEEDIVAFKDINGQAPTHVLVIPRSHVPNLEAMADLPDSVAKRLLEVSSEVAGKLGVDQSGYAVRINNGPDAGQEVFHLHLHVLGGRKLGMP, encoded by the coding sequence GTGATATTGGTAGATCCGGACTGCATCTTTTGCAAGATAGCCGGCGGGGAGATCGACGCCGAGATGGTCCACGAGGAAGAAGACATCGTGGCTTTCAAAGACATAAACGGCCAGGCGCCGACCCACGTCCTCGTGATCCCGAGGAGCCACGTGCCTAACCTGGAAGCGATGGCCGATTTGCCGGACAGCGTCGCGAAGCGGCTGTTGGAGGTATCGAGCGAGGTCGCGGGCAAGCTCGGGGTAGACCAGAGCGGATACGCCGTCAGGATCAACAACGGCCCCGACGCCGGGCAGGAGGTCTTCCACCTCCACCTGCACGTCCTCGGCGGCAGAAAGCTGGGCATGCCTTGA